The Metabacillus litoralis genome contains a region encoding:
- a CDS encoding FecCD family ABC transporter permease: MMNESMNLIMIGRIKRRRRFVLVTSLLALIAFALCCTMLMLGNTIYPVSDVISVLLGEKVKGASFAVGTIRFPRMVAGVFAGFAFGVAGYVFQTMLRNPLANPNVIGITAGSSAAAVFCIIVLHASNTFVSIASIIGGLATVMAIFLLSKGTSFSIGRLILIGIGIQAMLNAVVSYLLLIGQQHDLPTAMRWLSGSLNGAKMEELYPLMITVLIFAPIIIAFGKRLDMLELGEQAATSLGVDTNKTRFVLIISSVLIISLATAATGPIAFVAFLSGPIAKRLVGVGFSGVIPAGLVGIILVLASDLIGQFAFVARYPVGVITGILGAPYLIYLLIRMNRKGDL; this comes from the coding sequence ATGATGAATGAATCAATGAATCTTATTATGATAGGTAGAATAAAAAGACGTCGTCGTTTTGTCCTTGTAACTTCTTTACTTGCACTCATTGCCTTTGCACTTTGCTGCACAATGCTTATGCTAGGAAACACCATTTATCCTGTTTCAGATGTCATAAGTGTCCTACTGGGTGAGAAAGTAAAAGGTGCATCATTTGCAGTGGGAACAATACGCTTTCCAAGAATGGTTGCAGGTGTTTTTGCTGGATTTGCATTTGGTGTTGCTGGGTATGTTTTTCAAACGATGCTTCGTAATCCCCTAGCAAATCCTAATGTGATCGGAATAACAGCTGGTTCTAGTGCTGCTGCTGTTTTTTGTATCATCGTCCTTCATGCAAGTAATACCTTTGTTTCAATTGCTTCTATTATCGGTGGACTTGCTACAGTAATGGCTATTTTTCTCTTATCAAAAGGTACTTCTTTTTCAATTGGTAGATTAATATTAATAGGAATTGGTATTCAAGCCATGCTAAATGCTGTGGTATCTTACTTATTGCTGATTGGTCAACAGCATGATCTTCCAACTGCAATGAGATGGCTAAGTGGTAGTCTAAATGGAGCTAAAATGGAGGAACTGTACCCTCTTATGATCACAGTTCTTATCTTTGCCCCCATTATTATCGCGTTCGGAAAACGATTAGATATGTTAGAGCTTGGGGAGCAAGCTGCAACTTCACTTGGAGTTGATACAAATAAGACACGATTTGTACTTATTATCAGTTCGGTGCTTATTATTTCATTAGCTACCGCTGCAACTGGACCTATCGCATTTGTTGCGTTCCTTTCTGGACCTATTGCAAAAAGACTAGTTGGTGTAGGATTTTCAGGTGTGATCCCAGCAGGTCTTGTTGGCATCATTTTAGTTTTAGCATCAGATCTTATAGGACAATTCGCATTTGTTGCTAGATACCCTGTTGGTGTGATTACAGGCATACTTGGAGCACCATACTTGATCTACTTGCTTATCCGAATGAATCGAAAGGGAGATTTATAA
- a CDS encoding ABC transporter ATP-binding protein, protein MKPTHAFQAEGITAGYDNKTILHDVSISIPSNKISIIIGANGCGKSTLLKTMARLIKPTSGQVTLGGKSIHSIPPKQLARVVGLLPQSPIVPEGITVSDLVGRGRFPHQSFLKGWTKKDYEAVAEAMEMMKITEFADRHIDELSGGQRQRVWIAMALAQQTDILFLDEPTTYLDITYQVEILDLLTDLNQKYGTTIVMVLHDINLSARYADHIFALHKGKLVAEGAPKEVITSELIEDIFGLNCTVVEDPVSGSPSVVPIGRHHVNNIANKELTFS, encoded by the coding sequence ATGAAACCGACACATGCTTTTCAAGCTGAAGGAATCACTGCTGGATACGATAATAAAACGATTTTACATGATGTAAGTATTAGCATTCCAAGCAATAAAATAAGCATTATTATCGGCGCAAATGGTTGTGGTAAGTCTACCCTACTTAAAACAATGGCTAGACTTATTAAACCTACTTCCGGCCAAGTTACCTTAGGTGGAAAATCAATTCATAGCATTCCACCAAAGCAGTTAGCCCGTGTAGTAGGATTACTTCCACAATCCCCTATTGTTCCTGAGGGAATAACCGTTTCAGACCTAGTTGGACGAGGTAGATTTCCACACCAATCATTTTTAAAAGGCTGGACAAAAAAGGATTATGAAGCTGTTGCTGAAGCAATGGAAATGATGAAAATCACTGAATTTGCAGATCGACATATTGATGAGCTTTCAGGCGGTCAAAGACAGCGTGTATGGATTGCCATGGCTCTAGCACAACAAACAGACATCCTGTTTCTTGATGAACCAACAACCTACTTAGACATCACCTATCAAGTCGAAATTCTCGACCTACTAACAGACCTTAACCAAAAATATGGAACAACGATTGTCATGGTTCTTCATGATATCAACCTGTCCGCACGTTATGCAGATCATATTTTTGCTCTTCATAAAGGCAAGCTCGTTGCAGAGGGTGCACCAAAAGAGGTTATTACAAGTGAATTGATTGAGGATATATTTGGGCTGAATTGTACTGTTGTGGAAGATCCGGTTTCGGGTTCTCCTTCGGTGGTGCCGATTGGGCGGCATCATGTGAATAATATAGCGAATAAGGAATTGACTTTTAGTTAA
- a CDS encoding DNA-binding response regulator: protein MGFEEDYQAFMNAHLQARTGERLRRLQEGHSQAERLFLEQVWWPSFYHFQYLHPEYEVNDFKEDIRFLDFAYIRPGIRICFEIDGYGPHLKNISRWQFSDNLERQNQLVIDGWTVIRFSYDQVKEKPRRCQQIIQQVIGRWLGEELDQISLSFVEKEVLRFAIRKGEELYPIELQKYLKLSDKTVKKVLSQLVEKKMLTPASGVKRVRSYRLGNQVKHLI from the coding sequence TTGGGATTTGAAGAAGATTATCAGGCCTTTATGAATGCTCACTTGCAAGCAAGAACCGGAGAACGATTACGGCGCTTACAAGAAGGGCACAGCCAGGCTGAAAGGTTGTTTTTGGAGCAAGTGTGGTGGCCCTCATTTTACCATTTTCAATATCTCCATCCAGAATATGAGGTCAATGATTTCAAGGAAGACATTAGGTTTTTGGATTTTGCTTATATTCGTCCTGGCATCCGGATTTGTTTTGAGATTGACGGGTATGGTCCTCACTTAAAGAATATAAGCAGATGGCAATTTTCTGATAATCTAGAACGTCAAAACCAGTTGGTGATTGACGGATGGACCGTGATCCGCTTTTCTTATGACCAAGTTAAAGAGAAACCTCGACGATGCCAACAAATTATTCAGCAAGTGATTGGCCGTTGGCTAGGTGAAGAGCTGGACCAGATCTCTCTTTCCTTTGTCGAAAAGGAAGTACTTCGGTTTGCAATTCGCAAAGGAGAAGAACTATACCCAATAGAATTGCAGAAGTATTTGAAGCTAAGTGACAAGACGGTAAAAAAGGTACTTTCTCAACTAGTCGAGAAAAAGATGCTGACTCCCGCATCTGGAGTTAAGAGGGTTCGTTCTTATAGGTTAGGGAATCAGGTTAAGCACCTGATTTGA
- a CDS encoding DEAD/DEAH box helicase, producing MSKRSFTDYHVSEEIKRALTVLKYETPTEVQREVIPLAMKNQDLVVKAQTGSGKTASFGIPVSDMIEWEEKKPQALILTPTRELAVQVREDMTNIGRFKRIKAVAVYGKEPFSKQKEELKQKTHVVIGTPGRVMDHIERETLVLDQIKYLIIDEADEMLNKGFIDQVEAIIKELPSNRVTMVFSATLPKDVENLCHKYMKDPVQIEIESTRVTAVTIEHSLIEVREEEKISLLKDVTVVENPDSCLIFCRTKEHVDTVYSELDRAGYPCERLHGGLEQEDRFSVMEGFKLGNYRYLVATDVAARGIDIDNVTLVINYDVPMEKESYVHRTGRTGRAGNKGKAITFTTPFEGKFIKAIERYIGFELPAREAPSHLEVANGKAAFEEKLSGRRVVRNNKTARINQVIMKLHFNGGKKKKIRAVDFVGTIAKIPGVTAEDIGIITIHDQMSYVDILNGKGSLVLQAMENATIKGKKLKVSKAIK from the coding sequence ATGAGTAAAAGAAGTTTTACGGACTACCATGTAAGTGAAGAAATCAAAAGAGCACTAACCGTGTTAAAATATGAAACTCCAACAGAAGTTCAAAGAGAAGTTATCCCATTAGCAATGAAAAATCAAGATCTTGTCGTAAAAGCCCAAACAGGAAGTGGAAAAACTGCATCCTTTGGTATCCCTGTTTCCGATATGATTGAATGGGAAGAAAAAAAACCACAAGCCTTAATTCTTACGCCAACTAGGGAGCTTGCAGTTCAAGTCCGCGAAGATATGACGAATATCGGAAGGTTTAAACGCATTAAAGCAGTGGCTGTTTATGGAAAAGAACCTTTTTCGAAACAAAAGGAAGAATTGAAACAAAAAACTCATGTAGTCATTGGTACCCCTGGACGAGTCATGGACCATATTGAACGAGAAACCTTAGTTTTGGATCAAATAAAATATCTTATCATAGATGAAGCTGATGAGATGCTTAATAAAGGTTTCATCGATCAAGTGGAAGCGATCATCAAAGAGCTGCCTTCAAACCGAGTAACAATGGTTTTTTCTGCAACTCTGCCTAAAGATGTTGAAAATCTTTGCCATAAATATATGAAAGATCCTGTTCAGATTGAGATTGAATCGACCAGGGTGACGGCCGTTACCATTGAACATTCTTTAATTGAAGTGAGAGAAGAAGAAAAGATCTCACTCCTTAAAGACGTCACGGTTGTAGAAAATCCAGACAGCTGCCTGATCTTCTGCAGAACCAAAGAGCACGTTGATACTGTGTATAGCGAACTAGATAGAGCTGGATACCCTTGTGAGAGACTCCATGGGGGTCTAGAACAAGAAGACCGTTTCTCTGTTATGGAAGGTTTCAAACTGGGGAACTACCGCTATCTCGTGGCCACTGATGTCGCTGCCAGAGGTATTGATATTGATAATGTGACACTTGTCATCAACTATGACGTTCCTATGGAAAAAGAGAGCTATGTACACCGAACTGGAAGAACAGGTCGTGCCGGAAATAAAGGAAAGGCCATTACATTTACGACACCTTTTGAAGGAAAATTCATTAAAGCTATTGAACGATACATCGGCTTTGAGCTACCAGCTAGAGAAGCTCCCAGCCATCTGGAAGTGGCTAATGGAAAAGCTGCTTTCGAAGAAAAACTTAGCGGCAGACGAGTTGTCAGGAATAATAAAACAGCCCGAATCAATCAAGTTATTATGAAACTCCATTTCAACGGTGGTAAGAAGAAGAAAATTCGTGCTGTAGACTTTGTTGGAACAATCGCAAAAATTCCTGGAGTCACAGCAGAGGATATCGGCATTATCACCATCCATGATCAAATGTCCTATGTTGATATTCTGAATGGCAAGGGCTCACTAGTTTTACAAGCCATGGAGAATGCGACTATCAAAGGAAAGAAGTTAAAAGTGAGTAAAGCTATTAAATAA
- a CDS encoding Crp/Fnr family transcriptional regulator has product MNYIVFGKLILAETLKKMTDLNNDDISELITQIPIQKYKKGTVLLKQGDKPGMSYYLIKGCVRQYVSNENGKETTVDFYIDEQAINIVSYANEDGDSMYSLACLEDCIMVSCPEVMTRDLDNTQPEFREMLKIFFQKQFIDLQKNYASFKAQLPEERFQALVKNRPELLKRVPQTILSSYLDITPETFSRYKKTLM; this is encoded by the coding sequence ATGAATTACATTGTATTTGGAAAATTAATTTTAGCCGAAACATTGAAAAAAATGACTGATCTAAATAATGATGATATTTCAGAATTGATTACGCAAATACCTATACAAAAATATAAAAAGGGGACAGTCCTATTAAAACAAGGTGATAAACCAGGTATGAGCTATTACCTTATTAAAGGTTGTGTTCGTCAGTATGTCAGTAACGAAAACGGAAAAGAAACCACAGTTGACTTTTATATAGATGAACAAGCTATCAATATAGTCAGCTATGCTAATGAGGACGGTGACTCTATGTACAGTCTCGCATGTCTTGAAGACTGTATCATGGTATCATGTCCTGAAGTGATGACTCGTGACTTAGATAACACACAACCTGAATTCAGAGAAATGCTCAAAATATTCTTCCAAAAACAGTTCATTGACTTACAGAAAAATTACGCAAGCTTTAAGGCACAATTACCTGAAGAAAGATTCCAAGCATTGGTAAAAAACCGTCCTGAACTTCTAAAAAGAGTACCTCAAACTATTCTGTCAAGTTATTTGGATATCACCCCAGAAACCTTTAGTCGTTATAAAAAAACATTGATGTGA
- a CDS encoding DUF4386 domain-containing protein, translating into MEKEFRRYEKVIGLCFLLATVTYAIGNQMIENGVHGHLELSSTRLGIVFELINSFAVVIIGWMSSKVLKSYNKSIIKGYMFARFIEGFLLAVGAISVLLLSQANIEPILKLRELCFSLAMLSLGAFSSYYCWYLLKKRLAPKWMMGLGIIGYLCLLIYSIITLISELSPIWLFTPGGFFELIFPIYLIIKGLNRSRPFNDSLNNGHSTFNK; encoded by the coding sequence ATGGAAAAAGAGTTTAGAAGGTATGAAAAAGTTATTGGGTTATGTTTTTTATTAGCGACTGTCACCTATGCAATTGGAAATCAAATGATTGAAAATGGGGTACACGGCCATCTAGAACTAAGTTCCACAAGATTAGGAATTGTGTTTGAATTAATTAATAGCTTTGCAGTTGTTATAATCGGTTGGATGAGTTCTAAAGTTTTAAAGTCTTATAATAAGTCAATTATAAAAGGGTATATGTTTGCAAGGTTTATAGAAGGATTTTTATTAGCAGTCGGAGCAATAAGTGTGTTATTACTATCTCAAGCCAATATTGAACCAATCCTCAAGCTCAGGGAGCTTTGCTTTTCACTAGCTATGTTGTCTCTTGGGGCATTTAGCAGCTATTATTGTTGGTATTTGCTGAAGAAAAGGCTAGCACCAAAATGGATGATGGGACTAGGGATTATAGGATATCTCTGTTTATTGATATATTCAATTATAACGCTTATCTCAGAACTTTCACCTATATGGCTCTTTACTCCAGGAGGTTTTTTTGAATTGATTTTCCCTATTTACTTAATTATAAAAGGGTTAAATCGTTCACGTCCATTCAATGATAGCTTGAATAATGGCCATAGTACATTTAATAAATAG
- a CDS encoding MerR family transcriptional regulator produces the protein MAELKYLKISQVAKAANVNIETIKYYEKRGLLSKPERNRSGYRLFLESAVDDILLIKRAQEIGFTLNEIKHILAIIKQDDYFPADKMYAFSIEKINEINERISRLEYFKSLLELGTSRPNQSSLRDKHDCPVLSKLKKGDIDEQKHRNFHR, from the coding sequence ATGGCAGAATTGAAATATCTAAAAATTAGCCAGGTGGCCAAAGCAGCTAATGTAAATATTGAAACTATAAAATATTATGAAAAGAGAGGACTTCTTTCCAAGCCAGAAAGGAACCGTTCAGGGTATAGGCTTTTTTTAGAATCAGCAGTGGATGATATATTACTCATCAAAAGGGCTCAGGAAATTGGCTTTACCTTAAACGAAATCAAACACATCTTAGCAATTATTAAACAGGATGATTATTTTCCAGCAGATAAAATGTATGCATTCTCTATAGAAAAAATTAATGAAATAAACGAGAGAATTTCTAGATTGGAATATTTCAAATCGCTGTTAGAACTAGGAACCTCTCGTCCTAACCAATCTTCCCTAAGGGATAAACATGATTGTCCTGTATTAAGTAAACTAAAAAAGGGTGATATTGATGAGCAAAAACATAGAAATTTTCACAGATAG